From the genome of Tistrella bauzanensis:
GGGCAAGGGCCGGGCCGGGCCGGCAACGGGCGTTTCCAGGGCAATATCCTCACCCACGACCCGGCGCGCTGGGCCCGCGAGCGTGCCTTGATCGCGGCCGATCCGGCCCTGCATCTGGGCGGGACAAGCTGGGGCTGGCTGGCTGCGGCGTTCCGATCGATCACCATTGCCCGTCAGGCGGCGGTGGCGCGTGGCCGCGACATCCGGCTGCCGGTCACGATCATCTCGGCCGGCGCCGAGCGCGTGGTCGACAACCGCGCGCATCTGTGGCTGGCCGGGCAGCTGCCATCGGCCGAGGTGATCGTCGCCCCCGGCGCCTTCCATGAGATCCTGATGGAAACCGACCGTCTGGCGGAACCCGTCTGGTCGGCGCTGGCGGCACGGCTGAGCGGCTGATCACGGCCTGCCAGCCCCTCTATTGCGCCAGAAAGCCACCATCGACACATAGGTTATGGCCGGCAATGAACCCGGCGGCATCCGAGGCCAGCCACAGCACCGCGGCTGCAACCTCGTGCGGCTGGCCCAACCGGCGCAGCGGCAGGCCGGCGGCGATGGTGGCGGCATCGGCGACGCCAGATCCCCTCATGATCGGCCCCATCAGCATCGGCGTTTCCACCCGTCCGGGCGAGATCGCATTGATCCGTATGCCCTGCGGCCCGTATTCCATCGCCGCCGAGCGCGTCAGCGAGATCACCGCCGCCTTGGATGCCGAATAGACCGCCACCCCCGGATAGGCATTGCGCACGCCGCTGGCCGAGGCGTTGTTGATGATGACGCCGCCCCGGGGCAGCATAGCCCGGATCTGCGCCTGCATCGCCTCGACCAGACCGAGCAGGTTGGTCGCCACCACCCGGGCCAGCATCTCTGCGGGCTGGTCGGCGAGCAGGGCGCGCGGTTCCTGGATCGCGGCATTGTTGAAGGCGATGTCGAGGCGGCCGAAGCGGTCGATCGCGGCGTCGACCAGGACACCGGCGGCGCCGGGCTCGGCCAGATCCCCCGCGATGAATGCGGCCTCGGCGCCAGCGTCGCGGCAGGCACGAAGCACCGACTGCCCACGCGCGGCATCGCGGCCGCCCAGCATCAGGCGTGCTCCCTGGCGCGCGAAGGCGAGGGCGGTGGCCTGGCCGATGCCCGAGGTGGCGCCCGAGATCAGGATGACGGGCATCTCAGGTGGTGTCGACGCGGATGGGATTGACATGAACGGCGGCCTCCGGCTGCGGGATCGTGTGCCGAGCATGATGCCTGCCGGTGCCGGTCGTATTGGAGGATCCTGGCGTCGCTCAGCCAAGGCCCGCGACATAGCGGCCGGGGGTGATGCCATAGCTGCGCTTGAAATGGCGGGTCAGATGGCTCTGATCGTAAAAGCCGGCGGCGAGGGCGGCATCCGCGAGGCCTGCACCGCGCGCCAGCGCGTCGCGGGCCAGGTTCAGGCGGATCTGGGTCAGATACAGATGCGGTGTCAGGCCGGTTTCCCTGCGGAAGGCCCGGCAGAAATGAAACGGGCTCATCCCGGCAGTGTCTGCCAGTTCGGCCAGCGACCAGTCATGGGCCGGGGCGTCGCGCATCAGGGATACCACCTTCCGTATCGGCCGCCGCTCGCGTCCCGGCCGGGCCTGCGGTGGTGCCGGATTGCCATGGCGGCTGAACAGTCCGGCCAGCGCACCCAGCAACAGCGTTTCGCGGATCAGCCGCGTCTCGCGCAGTTCCAGCGCCTGATGGGCCCGTACCACCAGCGCCGCCAGATCCGGATCAGTGACCACGCTGTCGCGGAAATAGGGCAGGGCGATGCGGCGGTCGAACAACCGGTCCCGGGCCAGATCCAGCAGCCCGGCACCGACATACAGGCTGCGATAATGCCAGCCTTGAGCGCCGGCAACGCCGCCTTCATGTGGTTCACCGGGGTTGAACACCATCACCGTCTGTGGCGTGCCGACAGACGAGAGCCCGCGGGTGACGCAGCGCCCGGCCCCCTGTTCGGTGATCGCGATCACCAGTTCCTCGTGGACATGGGGGGCGAAGACCAGGGTGCTGAAGGCGGCGGTCAGCAGGCCCACACCGGCGATCTGCCGGTCGGTGCGATAGATTGCCTGATTGCGTGGATCGTGTTTCGCCATCGCTGCACCTCTCCACGCCCGGCTTCTTCCACAGTATGGCGCAGTCAGGGGCCTTGCGTATTGGACGCGATTGCGGGATCAGTCGCGCAGCGACACGCTGGCATAGGCATCCTTCACGATCATGATGTGGTCGCGCATCAGATCGGTCGCGGTCTGGCGGTCGCCGCGCATGATCGCCTGGACCACCGCTTCATGCTCGCGGTTCGACTGGGCCAGACGGCCGCGGGCGCGGAACTGGGCGCGGCGGAAGGGGGACACCCGCACCCGGGTCGCCAGCGCCATCTCGGCCAGATAGCTGTTGCCGGTGCCGGTATAGATCAGCCCGTGGAAGACGTCATTGGCGGCGGCATACTGGTCGCGCAGGCCGTCGCGCATCATCTGGCCCATGCGCTCATGAAGCGCCTGCAACTGCCGCCGGTCCTCGGGCGTCATCTCGATGGCGCAGAGGCCGGCGCACAGCGCCTCCAGCTCGGCCATGGCGCGAAACATGTCGTCCAGCTCGCGCGGGGTGGGCAGGGCCACCACCGCGCCGCGATGCGCCCGCGACATCACCAGCCCCGATGCCGCAAGCTGCCGGATGGCCTCACGCACCGGCGTGCGTGAGACGCCGAACCGCCGGGCCAGCTCGTTCTCGTCCAGCGGCGTGCCGGGCTCCAACGCGCCGGAGACGATCTCGTCGGCGAGTTGCTGGCGCAGGGCCTCGGTGCGGGTGCGGGGCAAAGGGCGTTTGGGGGCCGGGGCTGCGAACGCAAGAGGATCGGTCATGTCGGTCCAGTGGGCGGTTGTGGCGATGCGGGGGCGGCGTGAGATATCAGTGTGGCGGATGGGGAATGGCAGACAGCAGCTCGCGGGTATAGTCGCTGGTCGGGGTGTTCAGCACGCTATCGGTCGGCCCCTGTTCGACGATCCGGCCGCCGCGCATCACGATCACCCGGTCGCACAGCAGCCGTACCACGTTCAGGTCGTGGCTGACGAAGATATAGCTCATGCTCAGCCGCTGTTTGAGATCCTGCAACAGATTGAGCACCACGGCCTGCACCGAAACGTCGAGCGCCGCGGTCGGTTCATCCAGAATGACCAGATCGGGGTTGAGCGCGATCGCCCGCGCGATGCCGACCCGCGCCTTCTGGCCGCCTGAGAGCTGGTGGGGAAAGCGGTCCAGCAGATGCACCGGCAGGCCGACCAGATCGGCGAGTTCGGCGCAGCGCGCCCGCAATGCTGCGGCCGGCTGCGGCGGGCCCAGCCGGAGCAGCGGGTCCATGATCGCGCGCGCCGCCGTATAGCGGGGGTTGAGGCTGTCGGTCGGATCCTGGAACACCATCTGAATGCGGCGGCGCAGATCCATGCGGGCGAAGCGGGTTGCCGGGATGGCGCCGATGTCGGTGCCGTCGAAGATGATGCTGCCCGATGTGATGTCGGCAAGCCGGGTGATCATCATCGATGTGGTGGATTTGCCGCAGCCGCTTTCCCCCACCAGCCCCAGCGTCTCGCCGCGCCCGACCGTGAACGAGATGCCGTCGACCGCCCGGAACGGGCTGGTATCTTGCGGGATGGCGTCGCGTCGCAACAGCCGGCGAACCATATCCGACGACCCGCCCTTGCGCGGATAGGCCTTTACCAGATCGCGCACCACCATCAGATCATCGCCGGGCGGCTGGCTACTGCGCATGGTCTCATCGGCCTTGCCGGTACCTTCAGGCAGTAGGGCCCGCAAGCTGCCGCCGGGCCGTGGCGTCGCGCGCATCAGCTTGCGGGTGTAAGGGTGGGTGGGTTTCGAGAAGATCGTTGCTGCGCTGGCGGTTTCCACCACCCGGCCCTTCTCCATCACCACCACCCGGTCGCAATAGGCGGCGGCAAGGCCCAGGTCATGGGTGATCAGGATGGTCGACATGCCGCGTTCCCGGGTCAGGTCGACGATCAGGTCCATCACGGTCTTCTGGGTGGTGACGTCGAGGCCGGTGGTGGGCTCGTCGGCGATCAGCAATTGCGGCTGGCAGGCGATGGCCATGGCGATCACCACCCGCTGGCACATGCCGCCCGACAATTCGAACGGATAGGCATGATAGCGCCGCTCAGGATCGCCGATGCGCACCTTGCGCAGGGCGTCGATGGCCCGGGCGCGAGCATTATTGCGATCGGCCTGAAGATGTTCCAGCAGAACGTCTTCGATCTGCCGGCCGATCGGACGGATCGGGTTCAGCGCCGCGCGCGGGTTCTGGAAGATCATCGACATCTCGCGGCCGCGCAGCTCGCGGACCACGCTTTCAGGTGCCGCACGCAGGTCGATGCCGCCGAAGCTGACCGCGCCGTCGGCGATCCGCCCGGCCCGGTCCAGAATGCGCATCACCGCATAGGAGGTGACCGACTTGCCGGACCCGCTTTCGCCGACGATGCCGATGGTCTCGCCCCTGGCGACGCTGATGTCGATCGACGTCACCGCCTGGACGGTGCCGTTGCGGGTGGCGAATTCCACCGTCAGCCCGCGGATGTCGAGCAGGGGCGGGTTCTGGTCCGGCGCGGCGGCGATGGCGGGCTGGCTGGTGGTCGTGGTCGTGGTTGTGTCTGCGGTCATGACAGCCATCCCCCGTCAGGTGCGGCGCTGCGGGTCGATCAGGTCGCGCAGACCGTCGCCCAGAAGATTGAAGCAGAACACGGCCAGCATCAGGGCAAGCCCCGGAAA
Proteins encoded in this window:
- a CDS encoding SDR family NAD(P)-dependent oxidoreductase; this translates as MSIPSASTPPEMPVILISGATSGIGQATALAFARQGARLMLGGRDAARGQSVLRACRDAGAEAAFIAGDLAEPGAAGVLVDAAIDRFGRLDIAFNNAAIQEPRALLADQPAEMLARVVATNLLGLVEAMQAQIRAMLPRGGVIINNASASGVRNAYPGVAVYSASKAAVISLTRSAAMEYGPQGIRINAISPGRVETPMLMGPIMRGSGVADAATIAAGLPLRRLGQPHEVAAAVLWLASDAAGFIAGHNLCVDGGFLAQ
- a CDS encoding helix-turn-helix transcriptional regulator; protein product: MAKHDPRNQAIYRTDRQIAGVGLLTAAFSTLVFAPHVHEELVIAITEQGAGRCVTRGLSSVGTPQTVMVFNPGEPHEGGVAGAQGWHYRSLYVGAGLLDLARDRLFDRRIALPYFRDSVVTDPDLAALVVRAHQALELRETRLIRETLLLGALAGLFSRHGNPAPPQARPGRERRPIRKVVSLMRDAPAHDWSLAELADTAGMSPFHFCRAFRRETGLTPHLYLTQIRLNLARDALARGAGLADAALAAGFYDQSHLTRHFKRSYGITPGRYVAGLG
- a CDS encoding GntR family transcriptional regulator — translated: MTDPLAFAAPAPKRPLPRTRTEALRQQLADEIVSGALEPGTPLDENELARRFGVSRTPVREAIRQLAASGLVMSRAHRGAVVALPTPRELDDMFRAMAELEALCAGLCAIEMTPEDRRQLQALHERMGQMMRDGLRDQYAAANDVFHGLIYTGTGNSYLAEMALATRVRVSPFRRAQFRARGRLAQSNREHEAVVQAIMRGDRQTATDLMRDHIMIVKDAYASVSLRD
- a CDS encoding dipeptide ABC transporter ATP-binding protein — encoded protein: MTADTTTTTTTSQPAIAAAPDQNPPLLDIRGLTVEFATRNGTVQAVTSIDISVARGETIGIVGESGSGKSVTSYAVMRILDRAGRIADGAVSFGGIDLRAAPESVVRELRGREMSMIFQNPRAALNPIRPIGRQIEDVLLEHLQADRNNARARAIDALRKVRIGDPERRYHAYPFELSGGMCQRVVIAMAIACQPQLLIADEPTTGLDVTTQKTVMDLIVDLTRERGMSTILITHDLGLAAAYCDRVVVMEKGRVVETASAATIFSKPTHPYTRKLMRATPRPGGSLRALLPEGTGKADETMRSSQPPGDDLMVVRDLVKAYPRKGGSSDMVRRLLRRDAIPQDTSPFRAVDGISFTVGRGETLGLVGESGCGKSTTSMMITRLADITSGSIIFDGTDIGAIPATRFARMDLRRRIQMVFQDPTDSLNPRYTAARAIMDPLLRLGPPQPAAALRARCAELADLVGLPVHLLDRFPHQLSGGQKARVGIARAIALNPDLVILDEPTAALDVSVQAVVLNLLQDLKQRLSMSYIFVSHDLNVVRLLCDRVIVMRGGRIVEQGPTDSVLNTPTSDYTRELLSAIPHPPH